A genome region from Anastrepha obliqua isolate idAnaObli1 chromosome 4, idAnaObli1_1.0, whole genome shotgun sequence includes the following:
- the LOC129245399 gene encoding NADH dehydrogenase [ubiquinone] 1 alpha subcomplex assembly factor 3 — MAKVLQFAFGGLRRLNKNIITSASRQYVKAAYDADGKTKVSIFNTEQDHGLMITGFSQFGFRLNNDMVIMGPMAIFPRSVLSWNVSSYEDINEDSLAFFCTLEPKIDILIIGIGDQPVTQALSKVIIEFMKKQKINIEILRTEQACATFNFLNAESRMVASALIPPLHISYNENDILQSKLRKKELYETD; from the exons ATGGCTAAAGTTTTGCAATTTGCTTTCGGCGGACTACGCAGACTAAACAAGAATATTATTACCTCCGCATCACGTCAATATGTAAAAGCTGCCTATGACGCTGACGGCAAAACGAAGGTCTCAATATTTAATACTGAACAGGATCACGGTCTCATGATAACCGGATTCAGTCAATTCGGATTTCGTCTAAATAATGACATGGTAATAATGGGTCCAATGGCGATATTTCCACG ttcTGTTCTTTCGTGGAATGTTTCTTCTTATGAGGATATCAACGAAGACAGCTTAGCTTTTTTTTGCACTCTTGAACCAAAAATTGATATACTTATTATCGGCATTGGAGATCAGCCCGTTACACAAGCCCTTTCCAaagtaataattgaatttatgaaaaaacaaaaaatcaatattgaaATACTTCGTACGGAGCAG GCGTGTGCaacatttaatttcttaaacGCAGAAAGCCGTATGGTGGCTTCAGCACTTATACCACCTCTTCATATTAGCTACAACGAGAACGATATTTTGCAAAGCAAACTGCGAAAGAAGGAGCTTTACGAAACGGACTAA